One genomic region from Lysobacterales bacterium encodes:
- a CDS encoding D-alanyl-D-alanine carboxypeptidase family protein, with the protein MPAMPSRILPPSRLRSGLRWAAFQPRKPKRVLEIVPSHSVQGRGLRTQRLLASWPWLLRDADTGAYLAVLDSRGSALRALRRPCPGTLQLGQPPNLVPQLLRELEIDRTLATRGGQRTHPAPAALVLAGRDRYGRALWLSREAGLAWNAMQRAAAREGIKLQAISGFRSAHYQAAIIRRKRARGLAIEEILKVNAAPGFSEHHSGRALDIGCPGEPPAEESFERTPAFAWLQAKAARFGFHLSYPRDNPYGIVYEPWHWCWHPPGCGSLRQRNGI; encoded by the coding sequence ATGCCCGCCATGCCCAGCCGGATTCTGCCGCCGTCACGGCTTCGGAGCGGACTGCGCTGGGCGGCATTCCAGCCCCGCAAGCCGAAGCGAGTCCTCGAAATCGTCCCCAGCCACTCCGTGCAGGGACGCGGTCTGAGGACGCAACGCCTCCTGGCTTCCTGGCCTTGGCTGCTGCGGGACGCCGACACCGGCGCTTACCTGGCCGTACTGGATTCGCGTGGCTCCGCCCTGCGCGCACTGCGTCGTCCTTGCCCCGGCACGCTGCAGCTTGGGCAGCCGCCAAACCTCGTGCCGCAGCTGCTGCGGGAACTGGAGATCGACAGAACCCTCGCGACCCGCGGCGGTCAGCGCACTCATCCGGCGCCAGCCGCGCTGGTTCTGGCAGGCCGTGATCGCTACGGCCGAGCGCTGTGGCTGAGTCGTGAAGCCGGACTCGCCTGGAACGCGATGCAGCGCGCCGCCGCACGCGAGGGCATCAAGCTGCAGGCCATTTCGGGCTTTCGAAGCGCCCACTACCAGGCGGCCATCATCCGCCGAAAACGCGCCCGCGGCCTCGCCATCGAAGAGATCCTCAAGGTCAACGCGGCCCCCGGCTTTTCAGAGCATCACAGCGGACGTGCACTGGACATCGGCTGCCCCGGTGAGCCGCCCGCCGAGGAGAGCTTCGAGCGCACGCCCGCCTTCGCATGGCTGCAGGCGAAGGCCGCGCGCTTTGGCTTCCACCTGAGCTATCCGCGCGACAACCCCTACGGAATCGTGTACGAGCCGTGGCATTGGTGCTGGCATCCGCCCGGGTGCGGAAGCCTGCGTCAGCGCAACGGCATCTGA
- a CDS encoding bifunctional (p)ppGpp synthetase/guanosine-3',5'-bis(diphosphate) 3'-pyrophosphohydrolase, with translation MSKPALSSPVDWLRQRAPHSPALPAEVGAWLEASGVAFSEQGVLTDSLALLDRLGADADTLQAAMLYAAGPEVEAKPPWPVSASVRTLLEGLHEAEKVWALWGERGARSSAEGLRRLLLAIIRDLRVVLILLARQLAKMRAASELDEDSRRRLAQLSADIHAPLANRLGIWQLKWEMEDLAFRYLQPDTYRRIAKLLDEKRGDRERFIEDAKARLRAALAEAGIRAEVAGRPKHIYSIWKKMQRKDVPFSDLYDIRAVRVLVDDLTACYAALGAAHSLWTPIASEFDDYIANPKGNNYRSLHTAVVGPEGKTLEIQIRTHEMHQHAELGVAAHWRYKEGGGGDAEFERKIAWMRQLLEGKEGEEDTALLAGLSTELIEDRVYLLTPQGQVIDLPRGGTVLDFAYHVHTEVGHRCRGAKVNGRIVPLTYAPRSGDRVEILTGKVSEPRRDWLLQGAGYLISGRARDKVRAWFHKLDQARNLQEGREVLDKELKRLALHQLDLNLVLAKFRLPRIEDLYFAVALGDLGPSQVARALHEVTSPKQEPEAPKPLISAAKPPKPDRGLTIEGVGNLLTQLARCCQPVAGDPIVGFLTRGRGVSIHREDCPSMQHLAARHPERVLPVEWGRRGGQSYQVDVLVRAIDRKWLLKDLTNVIGVANAYVLGVNSRMDPETSKAELRFSLRVNDFQQLGELLGKLTVVPGVSEVRRTP, from the coding sequence ATGAGCAAGCCCGCCCTATCATCGCCGGTCGACTGGCTGCGGCAGCGCGCGCCACACAGCCCCGCGCTGCCCGCAGAGGTGGGCGCATGGTTGGAGGCTAGTGGCGTCGCTTTCTCCGAACAGGGCGTGCTGACGGACAGCCTGGCGCTGCTGGATCGCTTGGGTGCCGATGCGGACACCCTGCAGGCGGCGATGCTCTACGCCGCTGGGCCTGAGGTTGAAGCGAAGCCGCCGTGGCCCGTATCGGCCTCGGTGAGAACCTTGCTGGAAGGCCTGCACGAGGCCGAGAAAGTGTGGGCGCTGTGGGGCGAGCGCGGTGCGCGCAGCAGCGCTGAGGGCCTGCGCCGGCTGCTGCTGGCGATCATTCGCGACCTGCGGGTGGTGCTGATTCTGCTGGCGCGGCAGCTGGCGAAGATGCGCGCCGCGAGTGAACTGGACGAGGATTCGCGCAGACGTCTGGCCCAGTTGAGCGCTGACATCCACGCGCCGCTGGCGAACCGTTTGGGCATCTGGCAGCTGAAGTGGGAGATGGAAGACCTCGCCTTCCGCTACCTGCAGCCCGACACCTACCGACGCATCGCCAAGCTGCTGGACGAGAAGCGCGGCGACCGCGAGCGCTTCATCGAAGACGCCAAGGCGCGTCTGCGGGCCGCACTGGCGGAGGCCGGCATCCGCGCCGAGGTCGCCGGCCGGCCCAAGCACATCTACAGCATCTGGAAGAAGATGCAGCGCAAGGACGTGCCGTTCTCTGATCTCTATGACATTCGCGCGGTGCGTGTGCTGGTCGATGACCTCACCGCCTGCTACGCGGCGCTCGGCGCAGCCCATAGCCTGTGGACGCCGATCGCCTCCGAGTTCGACGACTACATCGCCAACCCCAAGGGCAACAACTACCGCAGCCTGCACACGGCCGTGGTCGGGCCCGAGGGCAAGACGCTGGAGATCCAGATCCGCACCCACGAGATGCACCAGCACGCCGAGCTGGGTGTTGCCGCGCACTGGCGCTACAAGGAGGGCGGCGGCGGCGACGCCGAGTTCGAACGCAAGATCGCCTGGATGCGCCAGCTGCTGGAAGGCAAGGAGGGCGAGGAGGACACGGCGCTGCTGGCCGGGCTGTCGACCGAGCTGATCGAGGACCGGGTCTATCTGCTGACACCGCAGGGGCAGGTGATCGACCTCCCGCGCGGCGGCACGGTGCTGGATTTCGCCTACCACGTGCACACGGAAGTCGGTCATCGCTGCCGTGGCGCCAAGGTCAACGGCCGCATCGTGCCGCTGACCTATGCGCCGCGCTCGGGCGACCGCGTAGAGATCCTCACCGGCAAGGTCTCCGAGCCGCGCCGCGACTGGCTGCTGCAGGGGGCGGGCTATCTCATCTCTGGCCGCGCCCGCGACAAGGTGCGGGCGTGGTTCCACAAGCTCGACCAGGCTCGCAATCTGCAGGAAGGCCGGGAGGTGCTGGACAAAGAACTGAAGCGCCTGGCTCTGCACCAGTTGGACCTGAACCTGGTGCTGGCGAAGTTCCGCTTGCCGCGGATCGAGGATCTCTACTTCGCGGTGGCGCTCGGTGATCTCGGTCCCAGCCAGGTTGCGCGCGCCCTGCACGAGGTCACCAGCCCCAAGCAGGAGCCCGAAGCGCCAAAGCCGCTGATCTCGGCCGCCAAGCCGCCGAAGCCCGATCGCGGTCTCACCATCGAAGGCGTGGGCAATCTGCTGACACAGCTGGCACGCTGCTGCCAGCCGGTGGCGGGCGATCCCATTGTCGGCTTCCTCACCCGCGGGCGCGGGGTCAGCATCCACCGCGAGGACTGCCCGTCCATGCAGCATCTGGCTGCGCGCCACCCCGAGCGCGTGCTGCCGGTGGAGTGGGGTCGTCGCGGCGGCCAGAGCTACCAGGTCGACGTGCTGGTGCGTGCCATCGACCGCAAGTGGCTGTTGAAGGACCTCACGAACGTGATCGGCGTGGCCAACGCCTACGTGCTGGGGGTGAACAGCCGCATGGACCCCGAGACCTCGAAGGCGGAGCTGCGCTTTTCGCTGCGCGTCAACGATTTCCAGCAGCTGGGCGAGCTGCTTGGCAAGCTGACCGTCGTGCCCGGCGTCAGCGAGGTTCGGCGTACGCCCTGA
- the rnhA gene encoding ribonuclease HI codes for MKEVEIYTDGACLGNPGPGGWGALLRHGAHEKELAGGEPDTTNNRMELLAAIRALEALREPCRVVLHTDSQYVQKGISEWIGGWQRRGWKTADGKPVKNDDLWRALLAAQKSHKVDWRWVRGHSGHVENERVDQLARDAAQRIKEKAA; via the coding sequence ATGAAGGAAGTTGAGATCTACACCGACGGCGCCTGCCTGGGAAACCCCGGCCCCGGCGGCTGGGGCGCGCTGCTGCGTCATGGCGCGCACGAAAAGGAGCTGGCTGGCGGTGAGCCTGACACCACCAACAACCGCATGGAGCTGCTGGCTGCGATTCGCGCGCTTGAGGCCCTGCGCGAGCCTTGCCGGGTGGTGCTGCATACCGACTCGCAGTACGTGCAGAAGGGCATCAGCGAGTGGATCGGCGGCTGGCAGCGGCGCGGCTGGAAGACCGCCGACGGCAAGCCGGTGAAGAACGATGATCTCTGGCGCGCCCTGCTGGCCGCGCAGAAGTCGCACAAGGTCGACTGGCGCTGGGTGCGCGGGCACTCCGGCCACGTCGAGAACGAGCGCGTCGACCAGCTGGCCCGCGACGCCGCTCAGCGCATCAAGGAGAAGGCCGCATGA
- the dnaQ gene encoding DNA polymerase III subunit epsilon → MRQVVLDTETTGMPVERGHRIIEIGAVEIVNRRLTGRTFHHYIHPEREIDEGAQAVHGISLESLEGKPRFAGIADELIEFLRGAELIAHNAAFDVGFLNAELARLPNAPGVRDLAIVTDTLAMARERYPGQRNSLDALCKRLGVDNGHRNLHGALLDAELLADVYLAMTSGQTDLGLAVVAESAAAASARRVIFDPGQLRVVAASDDDLQAHRVWVDKLKGASGGRSLWPEAAEA, encoded by the coding sequence ATGAGGCAGGTTGTCCTCGATACCGAAACCACCGGCATGCCGGTCGAGCGCGGTCACCGCATCATCGAGATCGGCGCGGTCGAGATCGTCAACCGCCGGCTGACGGGCCGTACCTTTCACCACTACATCCACCCCGAGCGCGAAATCGACGAGGGCGCCCAGGCGGTCCACGGCATCAGCCTGGAGTCTCTGGAAGGCAAGCCACGCTTCGCTGGCATCGCGGATGAGCTGATCGAGTTCCTGCGTGGCGCCGAGCTGATCGCCCACAACGCGGCCTTTGACGTCGGCTTCCTCAACGCCGAGTTGGCGCGCCTGCCGAACGCCCCTGGCGTGCGCGATCTCGCGATCGTGACCGACACCCTGGCGATGGCGCGCGAGCGCTATCCCGGCCAGCGCAACAGCCTGGACGCGCTGTGCAAGCGCCTGGGCGTGGACAACGGCCACCGCAACCTGCACGGCGCCTTGCTCGACGCCGAGCTGCTGGCCGATGTCTACCTCGCGATGACCTCGGGCCAGACCGATCTTGGTCTGGCGGTGGTCGCCGAGAGCGCCGCCGCGGCCAGCGCGCGTCGGGTCATCTTCGATCCGGGCCAGCTGCGCGTGGTCGCCGCCAGCGATGACGATCTGCAGGCGCATCGCGTCTGGGTCGACAAGCTGAAGGGCGCCAGCGGCGGGCGCAGCCTGTGGCCGGAGGCGGCCGAGGCGTGA
- a CDS encoding serine/threonine protein kinase — MSRELPRLPADTPREVAGFRIQRLLGGGSSARVYLAEHPLRHRPVAVKLIRADLEADEDGLEALLAAVQRARGLRHPHLERVIEVQRGPDGVQIVSEYLPCGSLRQRLESGRALPAVQALTVLKQILAALSALHQRGLVHRDVKPGNVLFDAEGRAVLVDFGLLQPIRAPAQPGPADSVLPPALGAGSSRTGQIAGTAAYMAPEQARGEPVDARADLYSLGVMAFELLSGRLPYRSEDPLTLAELHERAPLPELPRAVDWLQPLIDALLAKRLEDRLDSAEAVLQVIETLVLAEPAAADIAPRTTSRLLRAPRPPRASRGRLLAVAVAVLLLASAWVLVAR, encoded by the coding sequence GTGAGCCGCGAGCTGCCGCGGCTGCCGGCCGACACTCCGCGCGAGGTGGCGGGCTTCCGCATCCAGCGTCTTCTGGGCGGCGGCAGCAGCGCGCGGGTCTATCTGGCTGAGCATCCCCTGCGCCATCGGCCGGTCGCGGTGAAGCTGATCCGCGCCGATCTCGAAGCCGACGAAGACGGACTGGAGGCGCTGCTCGCTGCCGTCCAGCGCGCGCGCGGCCTGCGCCATCCGCACCTTGAGCGCGTGATCGAGGTGCAGCGCGGTCCTGATGGCGTACAGATCGTCAGCGAGTACCTGCCGTGCGGCAGCTTGCGCCAGCGCTTGGAGTCTGGTCGCGCGCTGCCGGCGGTGCAGGCCCTGACGGTGCTGAAGCAAATCCTCGCAGCGCTGTCGGCCCTGCACCAGCGCGGCCTGGTGCATCGCGACGTGAAGCCCGGCAACGTGCTGTTCGACGCCGAGGGCCGAGCGGTGCTGGTCGATTTCGGTCTGCTGCAGCCGATCCGTGCGCCGGCCCAGCCTGGGCCTGCCGACAGCGTGCTGCCGCCCGCACTGGGCGCGGGCTCCTCGCGCACCGGGCAGATCGCCGGCACCGCGGCCTACATGGCACCGGAGCAGGCCCGCGGCGAGCCCGTCGATGCGCGCGCCGACCTCTACAGCCTAGGCGTGATGGCTTTTGAACTGCTGAGCGGCCGCTTGCCTTACCGAAGCGAGGATCCGCTGACCCTGGCCGAACTGCACGAGCGCGCTCCGCTGCCCGAACTGCCGCGCGCCGTGGACTGGCTGCAGCCGCTGATCGACGCGCTGCTGGCCAAGCGCCTTGAGGATCGGCTCGACTCGGCAGAGGCCGTGCTGCAGGTCATCGAAACCTTGGTGCTGGCCGAGCCAGCGGCGGCTGATATCGCGCCGCGTACCACCTCGCGGCTGCTGCGCGCGCCGCGTCCTCCTCGGGCATCGCGCGGTCGATTGCTTGCCGTGGCCGTCGCCGTGCTGCTGCTGGCATCCGCGTGGGTGCTCGTCGCCCGCTAG
- a CDS encoding LamB/YcsF family protein — protein MRRRIDFNCDVGESFGDWRMGNDAALIPLASSANIACGFHAGDPLHMRAAVALCLEHGVAIGAHPGWPDLQGYGRRALAASSAETYAYVLYQIGALAAFVRAAGGRLHHVKPHGALYNQAARDATLAEAIARAVRDFDPQLKLYGLAGSALIEAGRAHGLSVVGEAFAERAYEADGSLTPRALPGAVLHDFAAAEAQVLGLIARGEVLARSGETVRVDADTLCLHGDRADAVDFAQRLRASLAAAGVGVAAP, from the coding sequence ATGCGCAGACGCATCGACTTCAACTGCGATGTGGGCGAGAGCTTCGGCGACTGGCGCATGGGCAACGACGCCGCCCTGATCCCCTTGGCCTCGTCCGCCAACATCGCCTGCGGCTTCCATGCCGGCGATCCGCTGCACATGCGCGCAGCGGTGGCGCTCTGCCTCGAACACGGCGTTGCCATCGGCGCGCATCCCGGCTGGCCCGATCTGCAGGGCTATGGCCGCCGCGCGCTCGCCGCCAGCAGCGCCGAAACCTATGCCTACGTGCTCTACCAGATCGGTGCGCTGGCAGCGTTCGTGCGCGCGGCGGGCGGGCGTCTGCACCACGTCAAGCCGCACGGCGCGCTGTACAACCAGGCCGCGCGCGATGCGACGCTCGCCGAGGCCATCGCCCGCGCAGTGCGTGACTTCGACCCGCAGCTGAAGCTGTACGGTCTGGCCGGCAGCGCCCTGATCGAGGCCGGACGCGCCCACGGACTCAGCGTCGTCGGCGAGGCGTTCGCCGAGCGCGCCTACGAGGCAGACGGCAGCCTCACCCCGCGCGCCCTGCCGGGTGCGGTGCTGCACGATTTCGCTGCCGCCGAGGCGCAAGTGCTGGGACTGATCGCACGCGGCGAAGTGCTCGCGCGTAGCGGTGAGACCGTGCGGGTCGACGCCGATACCCTGTGCCTGCACGGCGATCGCGCCGACGCCGTCGACTTCGCGCAGCGCCTGCGTGCGAGTCTCGCTGCCGCGGGCGTGGGGGTCGCCGCACCGTGA